The region GAACAGCGCGGTGCCGACACCCACCAGCGTGTGGGTGCGCAGGCCGGCGCTTTTCTGCCGTACTGCTCTTTCCAGTCCGATCAGCGTCGACAGCACCAAGGCCAGCCCCAGCTCAGCGAGCTGACGCAGGCCCTGGCCGCCGTCGGGGTCCCAGACGACCGAGGCGATATGAATCATCCGTTCACGCTACAACCGGTGGATTCCCGTCATGCCCGGGTCTTCCCACTTTTTACATCCGGTACCAACCGATAAGGCCGCAATCGGCCGTTGGGCCCTCCGGTGCCGCCTCCTGCCCGGCCGGCCCCCTCCCCACCGCCCAGGATGCCGAGGGCGGTGACGAGGACGTGCGCGCCGCCGCCGCGTCCCATGAGGCGGCGGCCCAGCAGTTCCTCGCAGGAGGACAGGTGGTTGCGGACGGTGTTGGGGTGCCGTCCGATCAACTCGGCGCAGTCCTGCACCCGTCCGCCGCAGGTGATCCAGGCACGTACCGTCGTCAGCAGCGGACCCGCGTCGTCCACCAGCGGACGCAGCAGGTCCATCGCCCACGCCCGGGCCTGCTGCGACCGGAGCAGTTCCGCGAGCCGCGGCGCGGGGCCGGGCAGTGCCCGCCGCGCCGGCCCGCGGGCGAGCCGCAGCGCCAGGTCCCGGCCGGGGGCGCCGAGGACGCGGACGAGCCGGTCCTCGGCGCTGTGCACCGCGGTACGCCCCGGGGTCCGGCGGGTGTGCGCGCGGCCGGCGCGGGTTCTAGATCCATGCCTTCTTGTAGAAGATGTTCGCCAGCCGCGGGCTGCCCGTCTGCGAGGCGAATCCGAAGTACAGCCGGGGCTCGCCCTGGATCACCGAGACCGTCATCCCCTCCGGCTCACGGTAGGTCAGCGAGCCGCCGGCCGTGGTGAGGAACCGCTGCACGACCTCGCCGGTGCCCAGGTCGACGGCGCGGACGTAGGTGTTGCCGGGATCGGGGTTCGCCGCGCTGTAGGCGGTGCCGTCCAGGGTGTACAGGTAGTTCCCGTACAGCGTGTACCCCTGGATGGTGACCGAGGCCAGCTCGTCCGGCTGCGCGATGTCGAGGATCGTGTTCGAGAAGGTGCCCGCGGTCGCGTCGGCGAGCGGGAACAGCGCGATCCGCTTGCCGGCCGGGGTGTGGTAGCGCACGGCCATCCGGTCGTGCTGCGCGTCGATGGAGCAGGTGAACTCCAGCCCCCCGGCGACGGGGGTGTAGGTGGGCAGCGAGGCCGCGCCGTGGTCGAGGGTGGAGCCGTTGACGAACCGGAAGCGGGTCAGGTGGGCGCCGTAGCCGTTGGTGTTGGCGTCCTTCTCGGTCCACAGGTAGGTGTCCGACCCCACGGGCTGGGCGGCGATCGAGACGCCGTGCCCGAAGCCGGTCAGCGTCATGGAGCCCGACTGCTGGCCGGTCAGGGACAGCTGGGTGACCGTGAGGTCGCCCGAGGTGCTGCCCGTGCCCGAGGTGAGCTGGATGGTGAACAGCCGGCCGTTGACGTCGTTGAAGGCGAAACCCTGGAGCACCGTGGCGCTGTGCAGCGCGACATTGCGGAACAGGTCGTACGAGGGCTGTGTGAGGTCGAACCGCTCGCCGTCCGCCACGGCCCCGGTGCCGCCGGCGGCGGCACTGACCGGCGTGCCGACCGTGGCCGCCGCGGCGGCCACGGCGACGGAGGACCTGAGCAGCGTACGGCGCGAGACGCCGGGGCGGCCTGCCTGCGAGGTGGTCATGGCTCTCCAAACGTGACGGGTGTCGTGGAGCAGTAAATCTCACATCACACCTGCTAGAAATCAAGTCTTCGGTGTTACTTTGACTTCGGCTCACACCGGTCCGGACACACACGTATGACACAAGTGACAGCGGAACGTAACAGGACTCTCACGTTTACCCCTGAGTGCCCGGTTATGTCGGGCTAGAAGTATCAGATTGTCACCGCCCCAGGTGTTCCCTTCTCATCACACCTGTTGATATCTAGGACTCATCATCCGGGCGAGCGTCCCGGCGTCCTGCAGCCCTTCCGTAAGGAGGCACGATCCGTGTCTGCCACCGACCTGATACCGGACGGTGTCGCCGCGCCCGAGCGGCCACCGGCCGCCGAAGGCGCCTCCCGCCGTGCCGGAGCGAGGCGCAAACGCCGCGACCACCTGCTGTTCCTCGCCTTCGCGGCGCCCAACATGCTGCTTCTGCTGCTCTTCGCCTACTGGCCGGTCGTCTACAACGCCTACCTCAGCTTCACCGACTGGGACATGATCTCCGCCACCAAGGGGTTCGTGGGCCTGGGCAACTACACCGACCTGCTGGGCGACCCGGACTTCCGCACCACCTTGTGGACGACCGTGCTGTTCGTGGTCGGCATCGTCGCCGGGGGCATGCTCCTCGGACTGCTGACCGCGCTCCTGCTCAACCAGCGCCTGCGCGGCCGCAACGCGGTGCGCACCCTGGTCTTCGCGCCCTACGTGCTGTCAGGGGCGGCGGTCGGCACCCTGTGGCTGTTCATCTTCGACCCGAACTACGGCCTCATCCACCCGCTGCTCGCGCCGATCGGCCTGGCCGCCCCCGCGATGATGACCGATTCGCACTGGGCGCTGTCCGGCCTGGTGCTGGTCTACCTCTGGAAGAACATCGGCTTCGTCGCCGTCGTCTACCTGGCGGGCCTCCAGGGCCTGCCGAAGGAGGTCTACGAGGCCGCCGCGCTCGACGGCGCCGGCGCCTGGCGGCGGCTGACCCGGATCACCCTGCCGCTGCTGTCCCCCGTCACTTTCTTCCTCCTGGTCACCTCCGTCATCAGCACCTTCCAGGCCTTCGACGTGATCGCCGTGATGACCGGCGGCGGACCGGGAACATCCACATCCATCCTGAGCTGGTTCATCTACGACCAGGGTTTCCGGGCCTTCGACGCCGGCCGCGCCTCCGCCGCGGCGATGATCATGTTCGTCGTGCTGCTGCTCATGACCGCGGTCCAGGCCCGCTTTCTGGAGCGAAAGGTGCACTACCAGTGACCGTCACCATGGCAGACACCGCGGCCCGTCCGCCGCGCCGCCCCGGCCGTGCCAAGCGGCTGGGCCTCTACGCCCTGCTCGTCCTGGTGGCGGTCGTCGCCGCGGGACCGCTCTACTGGCTGGTGTCGTCCGCGCTCAAGACCAACCCGGAGATCTACCGGTATCCGCCGCGCTGGGTCCCCACCGACCTGCGCTGGGCGAACTTCAAGGACGCCTGGGACGCGGCCCCCTTCGGCCGGTTCTTCATCAACTCCGCCGTCGTGGCGCTCGCGGGCACGGCGATCGAGGTCTGCACGGCGCTGATGTGCGCCTACGCCTTCGTCTTCCTGCCCTTCCCCGGCAAGAAGTGGCTCTTCCTGTTCCTGCTCGGCGCGATGATGGTGCCCGGCCATGTGACGCTGCTGCCGAACTTCCTCACCATCGCCCGGCTGGGCTGGGTCAACACCTATCCCGGCCTCATCGTGCCGGGACTCGGCTCGGTCTTCGGCACCTTCCTGCTGCGGCAGCACATGATGACGCTGCCCATGGAGGTCATGGACGCCGCCAGGATCGACGGCGCGGGCCATCTGCGCACCCTCTTCCGGGTCGTCCTGCCGATGTCCAGGCCGATGGTCATCACGGTCTCGATCGTCACCATGGTGACGAAGTGGAACGACTTCATCTGGCCGCTGATCGTGACCAACAGCACCGACATGCGGACCCTGCCGGTCGGCCTGCTCTTCCTGAAGAACCAGGAGACCTACACCAACTGGGGCGCGATCCTGGCCGGCACCGTGATGGTGATCGTGCCGGTCCTCGTCGTCTTCTTCATCGCCCAGCGGTACATCATCGCGGGACTGACCCAGGGAGCCGGAAAGTGAGCCAGTCCTCCGTCAGCCGCCGCCGTCTGCTGGGCCTCGGTCTCGGCGCCTCGGCGGCGGCGGGCCTGAGCGCCTGCGGCGTCTCCACCGGGCCGCTGGGCCAGCCCGGCGGCTCCGTGCCCGCCGCGTTCGGGCGGCGTACCCGGGTCGTCCTGTGGTCGGCCTTCGCCGCCGTGCCCGGCAACGCCCTTCAGGCGCTCGCCGACGCCTTCAACCGGGAACAGCGGGACATCTACGTCGACGTGCAGTTCCAGGGCTCGTACGACGACTGCGCCCAGAAGGCCGTCGTCGGCCTCCTGGCGGGACAGGCGCCCGACCTGTGCGTGCTCTCCGACGTGAAGTGGTACCGATTCTACTTCGGTGACGCGCTGGAGCCGTGGGACGCGTACTTCGACAGCGGCGAGCTGGACCGTACGTACAACAAGCAGCTGCTGGGCGAGGGCCGGCTGCGCGACCGCACCTGGTGGCTGCCGCTGGCCAGGTCGACGCCGCTCTTCTACTACAACCGCACCCTCTTCCGGAAGGCCGGCACTCCCGACCGGCCGCCCGCCAGCTGGGACGAACTGCACGACTGGTCCAAGGAGATCACCAGGATCAAGCTGCACGGCAAGAAGGTCGGCCTTGAGGCCTACCAGAA is a window of Streptomyces sp. NBC_01477 DNA encoding:
- a CDS encoding helix-turn-helix domain-containing protein, which encodes MHSAEDRLVRVLGAPGRDLALRLARGPARRALPGPAPRLAELLRSQQARAWAMDLLRPLVDDAGPLLTTVRAWITCGGRVQDCAELIGRHPNTVRNHLSSCEELLGRRLMGRGGGAHVLVTALGILGGGEGAGRAGGGTGGPNGRLRPYRLVPDVKSGKTRA
- a CDS encoding phage baseplate protein gives rise to the protein MTTSQAGRPGVSRRTLLRSSVAVAAAAATVGTPVSAAAGGTGAVADGERFDLTQPSYDLFRNVALHSATVLQGFAFNDVNGRLFTIQLTSGTGSTSGDLTVTQLSLTGQQSGSMTLTGFGHGVSIAAQPVGSDTYLWTEKDANTNGYGAHLTRFRFVNGSTLDHGAASLPTYTPVAGGLEFTCSIDAQHDRMAVRYHTPAGKRIALFPLADATAGTFSNTILDIAQPDELASVTIQGYTLYGNYLYTLDGTAYSAANPDPGNTYVRAVDLGTGEVVQRFLTTAGGSLTYREPEGMTVSVIQGEPRLYFGFASQTGSPRLANIFYKKAWI
- a CDS encoding carbohydrate ABC transporter permease, encoding MSATDLIPDGVAAPERPPAAEGASRRAGARRKRRDHLLFLAFAAPNMLLLLLFAYWPVVYNAYLSFTDWDMISATKGFVGLGNYTDLLGDPDFRTTLWTTVLFVVGIVAGGMLLGLLTALLLNQRLRGRNAVRTLVFAPYVLSGAAVGTLWLFIFDPNYGLIHPLLAPIGLAAPAMMTDSHWALSGLVLVYLWKNIGFVAVVYLAGLQGLPKEVYEAAALDGAGAWRRLTRITLPLLSPVTFFLLVTSVISTFQAFDVIAVMTGGGPGTSTSILSWFIYDQGFRAFDAGRASAAAMIMFVVLLLMTAVQARFLERKVHYQ
- a CDS encoding carbohydrate ABC transporter permease, translated to MTVTMADTAARPPRRPGRAKRLGLYALLVLVAVVAAGPLYWLVSSALKTNPEIYRYPPRWVPTDLRWANFKDAWDAAPFGRFFINSAVVALAGTAIEVCTALMCAYAFVFLPFPGKKWLFLFLLGAMMVPGHVTLLPNFLTIARLGWVNTYPGLIVPGLGSVFGTFLLRQHMMTLPMEVMDAARIDGAGHLRTLFRVVLPMSRPMVITVSIVTMVTKWNDFIWPLIVTNSTDMRTLPVGLLFLKNQETYTNWGAILAGTVMVIVPVLVVFFIAQRYIIAGLTQGAGK